From Myxococcales bacterium, the proteins below share one genomic window:
- a CDS encoding polysaccharide biosynthesis/export family protein has product MAPALGGCTGVRTYNWAAERAAGYKIGPGDVIRISVWKHDEVSQTVTVRPDGAVSMPLFGDLMAEGKNVDEVAADIAKRVTKYFADQPPITVQVTEVRSYKIYVVGEVQRGGEFTPNHQVTVVQGLALAGGFTRLASEDEIVIVRKDARGERRIPFSYSAVVKTGDLQQNLLLQTGDTVIVP; this is encoded by the coding sequence ATGGCCCCCGCGCTGGGCGGCTGCACGGGCGTTCGAACCTACAACTGGGCAGCCGAGCGCGCGGCGGGCTACAAAATCGGCCCGGGGGACGTGATCCGCATCTCGGTGTGGAAGCACGACGAGGTGAGCCAGACCGTCACCGTCCGCCCGGACGGCGCCGTGTCGATGCCCCTCTTCGGCGACTTGATGGCCGAGGGCAAGAACGTCGACGAGGTCGCGGCCGACATCGCCAAGCGGGTCACCAAGTACTTCGCCGACCAGCCCCCGATCACCGTGCAGGTGACCGAGGTGCGCTCGTACAAAATCTACGTCGTCGGCGAGGTGCAGCGCGGCGGGGAGTTCACGCCGAACCACCAGGTCACCGTCGTCCAGGGGCTCGCGCTCGCGGGCGGCTTCACGCGCCTCGCGTCCGAGGACGAGATCGTCATCGTCCGCAAAGACGCGCGGGGCGAGCGCCGCATCCCGTTCAGCTACAGCGCCGTCGTAAAGACGGGAGACCTGCAGCAGAACCTGCTCCTCCAGACCGGCGACACCGTTATCGTCCCCTGA
- a CDS encoding TIGR03013 family PEP-CTERM/XrtA system glycosyltransferase — translation MFDLIRSPRRILVFLFEMVLVGLLVVLAGVIRLGVHTGLSYANVGKRAIVFAVVMQGVLYYAGFFDPRFVRQPQQAFSKVLKSLALSTLVNVLVYYLFPRFEIGRGIYLSSVALVAVVLPSWRIFYDSVTDTAGFRRKVIVLGTSGLGKELAEMIRDNPSYGLDLVGMLGRERSMIDSEQGIVGIYADLAEIVAKEDVELVLVAYPDRRGTLPVDQLLEVKFRGVEVQEGIDFYEEITGKIYVRDLKPSQLIFAEGFTARLTTRRLKRILDVVCALIGLVLAAPIMLLATVLIRLESKGPILYKQVRAGEFGKLFTILKFRSMRIDAEKHGAQFAKENDDRVTKVGAFIRKTRIDELPQLWNVLKGEMSMVGPRPERPVFIEQLEQQVPFFRQRLYVKPGVTGHAQVRCKYGASAEDMLEKLEYDLYYIKSYSVLFDLSVMLDTVKVVLFRIGSR, via the coding sequence ATGTTCGATCTCATTCGTTCGCCAAGGCGGATCCTCGTCTTCCTCTTCGAGATGGTCCTCGTGGGGCTGCTCGTGGTGCTCGCGGGCGTCATTCGGCTCGGCGTGCACACGGGCCTCAGCTACGCGAACGTCGGCAAGCGCGCGATCGTGTTCGCCGTGGTGATGCAGGGCGTCCTCTATTACGCGGGCTTCTTCGACCCGCGCTTCGTGCGGCAGCCGCAGCAGGCCTTCTCCAAGGTCTTGAAGTCGCTCGCCCTGTCGACGCTCGTGAACGTGCTCGTCTACTACCTCTTCCCGCGCTTCGAGATCGGGCGAGGCATCTACCTCTCGTCGGTCGCGCTGGTCGCGGTGGTGCTGCCTTCGTGGCGCATCTTCTACGACTCGGTCACCGACACGGCGGGGTTCCGGCGCAAGGTGATCGTGCTCGGCACGAGCGGCCTCGGCAAAGAGCTCGCCGAGATGATCCGCGACAACCCGAGCTACGGCCTCGATCTCGTCGGCATGCTCGGCCGCGAGCGCTCCATGATCGACTCCGAGCAGGGCATCGTCGGCATCTACGCGGACCTCGCCGAGATCGTGGCGAAAGAAGACGTGGAGCTCGTGCTCGTGGCCTACCCCGACAGGCGCGGGACGCTCCCGGTCGACCAGCTCCTCGAGGTGAAGTTCCGCGGCGTCGAGGTGCAAGAGGGCATCGATTTCTACGAGGAGATCACCGGCAAGATCTACGTGCGGGATCTCAAGCCGAGCCAGCTCATCTTCGCCGAGGGCTTCACCGCGCGCCTCACCACGCGCCGCTTGAAGCGCATCCTCGACGTGGTCTGCGCGCTCATCGGGCTCGTGCTCGCGGCGCCCATCATGCTGCTCGCCACGGTGCTCATCCGGCTCGAGTCGAAGGGCCCCATCCTCTACAAGCAGGTGCGCGCGGGCGAGTTCGGCAAGCTCTTCACCATCCTCAAGTTCCGCAGCATGCGGATCGACGCCGAGAAACACGGCGCGCAGTTCGCCAAAGAGAACGACGACCGCGTCACCAAGGTGGGCGCGTTCATCCGCAAGACCCGCATCGACGAGCTGCCGCAGCTCTGGAACGTGCTGAAGGGCGAGATGAGCATGGTGGGCCCGCGCCCCGAGCGTCCGGTGTTCATCGAGCAGCTCGAGCAGCAGGTCCCCTTCTTTCGGCAGCGGCTCTACGTGAAGCCCGGCGTCACGGGGCACGCGCAGGTGCGCTGCAAGTACGGCGCGTCGGCCGAGGACATGCTCGAGAAGCTCGAGTACGACCTCTATTACATCAAGTCGTACTCGGTGCTCTTCGACCTCTCCGTCATGCTCGACACGGTGAAGGTCGTGCTCTTCCGCATCGGCTCGCGCTGA
- a CDS encoding glycosyltransferase family 2 protein, whose protein sequence is MKEPFVTIAMPCLDEEAYIEACVRTVLAQDYPKDRFELLVADGMSMDKTREILARLAAEDPRIRVIDNPARIQSAGINAILAEAKGEILVRMDVHCEYAPDYVSQCVKALERTGADNVGGAQRARAKTLFQRALCAALDSPLGVGGAKYRSAESEGFVDTVFLGAFRRRVFETAGMYDPKAITNEDAELNQRIIEGGGKVFLSKDIVVHYFPRGSFQALAKQYFKYGQGRARTLLKRGKFLSLRPAIPFLMTVSGAALLLTSPFQPFTPLAFAAYALGTGAEAVRVGRELGPLGVPLVWAMFPVVHVSHGIGFGVGLVKYTLARDWAPEPERLSPRDTDGSALTPEPQAT, encoded by the coding sequence ATGAAGGAGCCGTTCGTCACCATCGCCATGCCCTGCCTCGACGAAGAGGCGTACATCGAGGCGTGCGTCCGCACGGTCCTCGCCCAAGACTACCCGAAGGACCGCTTCGAGCTGCTCGTGGCCGACGGCATGAGCATGGACAAGACTCGGGAAATCTTGGCGCGCCTCGCCGCCGAGGACCCGCGCATCCGCGTCATCGACAACCCCGCCCGCATCCAATCGGCCGGGATCAACGCGATCCTGGCCGAGGCCAAAGGTGAAATCTTGGTCAGGATGGACGTGCACTGCGAGTACGCGCCCGACTACGTCTCCCAGTGCGTGAAGGCCCTCGAGCGCACCGGCGCGGACAACGTCGGTGGGGCCCAGCGCGCCCGCGCGAAGACCTTGTTCCAGCGCGCCTTGTGCGCCGCGCTCGACAGCCCCCTCGGCGTCGGCGGCGCCAAATACCGCTCGGCCGAGAGCGAGGGCTTCGTCGACACCGTGTTCCTCGGCGCGTTCCGGAGGCGCGTCTTCGAGACGGCCGGCATGTACGATCCGAAGGCCATCACCAACGAGGACGCCGAGCTCAATCAGCGCATCATCGAGGGCGGCGGCAAGGTGTTCTTGTCGAAGGACATCGTCGTCCACTACTTCCCACGTGGGAGCTTCCAGGCCCTCGCGAAGCAGTACTTCAAGTACGGCCAGGGGCGCGCGCGCACGCTCTTGAAGCGCGGAAAATTCCTCTCGCTAAGGCCCGCGATTCCGTTTCTCATGACGGTCTCGGGCGCCGCTTTGCTCCTCACCTCCCCCTTCCAGCCGTTCACCCCGCTCGCGTTCGCCGCCTATGCGCTCGGCACGGGCGCCGAGGCCGTGCGCGTGGGACGGGAGCTCGGCCCCCTCGGCGTGCCGCTCGTGTGGGCCATGTTCCCCGTCGTGCACGTGTCGCACGGCATCGGCTTCGGCGTGGGCCTCGTCAAGTACACGCTCGCGCGCGACTGGGCCCCCGAGCCCGAGCGCCTCTCCCCTCGCGACACCGACGGCAGCGCGCTCACCCCCGAGCCGCAGGCCACCTGA
- a CDS encoding S8/S53 family peptidase has product MKRTLILPPLVAATLASGSLGCSTFPDSDPSLAERTSLPVEYVARRWVPELQQLVTIRKSPIASTVEYPDGRRERLEDLERKISGTPRQFAPAFLDQLEAADDGETIRAAVVVETDEVLASGGRGRPNGESASRAVATWLRAAGPEFRSVYASKFSAFVMLEASRSAWKALVARPPSGTMQVLDVRPRRSGEAFGIVDPTTVLRNDIEFNSNGNFGSGIRLGIIELGLGSGAIYDKHEAFALADIHYQTTPTSCDSDSDCVQPQQNACRNGRCTGAHATAVASVVSHAKSGGNRNASEASLYIANGGDACSLTDYIKQLDWLLENDVHVVTETFRCHGGSGNDGAHGYTTDYYARNFDMTFLVSSGNQTTGENDVACATTGNSVCTGGLDDVGRMFCASSHANARLGGYATDREEPDVVSYAGQGGSCVPSFNLMEGATLSGPTSWGGFAGTSGAAPSVASQLGLAAKACGLPYFEHLAARAAARNLAHVINPDGWKYSTPQPTPYGLLGPGDQKDGAGFPVFGPCAASDPDRVTGTTIPGETTSEPLPTGEYSNVPPGEVSPSSHNGPTGKPGYVLTARSLLAGARVRATISWDSCPKRTKVLDGTGILADLANDFDLYLYDKSRSRYVYGSQSLDDTNEGFDVVVPEDGDYELFIAWQGEVRKCEKKVDRVAHDVIFVRP; this is encoded by the coding sequence ATGAAGCGCACGTTGATCCTCCCTCCGCTCGTGGCGGCTACCCTCGCCTCGGGCTCTCTGGGCTGTTCCACCTTCCCGGATTCCGACCCGAGCCTCGCCGAACGCACGAGTCTCCCGGTGGAATATGTCGCGCGGAGGTGGGTCCCCGAGCTTCAGCAGCTCGTCACGATCCGGAAGTCACCGATCGCGTCGACGGTGGAGTACCCGGATGGTCGGCGGGAGCGGTTGGAGGATCTTGAACGCAAGATCTCGGGCACACCGAGGCAGTTCGCTCCGGCCTTCCTCGACCAGCTTGAGGCGGCCGACGATGGGGAGACCATTCGTGCCGCAGTCGTGGTTGAGACCGATGAGGTACTCGCGTCCGGTGGGAGAGGGCGGCCGAACGGCGAGTCCGCGTCCCGGGCCGTCGCCACATGGTTGAGGGCTGCCGGCCCGGAGTTTCGCTCGGTCTACGCGAGCAAGTTCTCGGCGTTCGTGATGCTCGAAGCTTCGCGCTCCGCGTGGAAAGCGCTCGTCGCGCGGCCCCCCTCCGGGACCATGCAGGTGTTGGACGTGCGGCCCCGCAGATCGGGTGAGGCCTTTGGTATCGTCGACCCGACCACCGTCCTCCGCAATGACATCGAGTTCAACTCAAACGGGAACTTTGGGAGCGGCATCCGGCTCGGTATCATCGAGCTCGGACTCGGGTCCGGAGCAATCTATGACAAGCATGAGGCCTTTGCGCTAGCCGACATCCACTACCAAACGACACCGACATCGTGCGACTCGGATAGCGACTGTGTGCAGCCACAACAGAACGCCTGCCGCAACGGCCGCTGTACGGGAGCGCACGCGACCGCGGTGGCGAGTGTCGTCTCCCATGCAAAGTCGGGAGGGAATCGGAACGCGTCGGAGGCATCGCTCTATATCGCCAACGGCGGGGACGCGTGCTCCTTAACAGACTACATCAAGCAGCTTGATTGGCTTCTGGAAAACGATGTTCACGTGGTGACCGAGACGTTTCGTTGCCATGGTGGGAGCGGGAACGATGGCGCGCACGGGTATACGACCGACTACTATGCGCGCAACTTCGACATGACCTTCCTAGTCTCCTCAGGCAATCAAACGACTGGTGAGAACGACGTAGCGTGCGCGACGACTGGAAATAGCGTGTGCACGGGAGGGCTTGATGACGTGGGACGAATGTTCTGCGCGTCCTCGCACGCGAACGCGCGGCTCGGGGGATATGCCACGGACCGGGAGGAGCCGGACGTGGTCTCCTACGCGGGGCAGGGGGGCTCGTGTGTCCCTAGCTTCAACCTCATGGAAGGGGCCACGCTGTCCGGGCCGACATCCTGGGGAGGGTTCGCCGGTACCAGTGGTGCCGCGCCAAGTGTTGCAAGTCAGCTCGGGCTCGCGGCCAAGGCGTGCGGCCTCCCCTACTTCGAGCACCTCGCTGCCCGAGCGGCAGCTCGCAATCTCGCGCATGTCATCAATCCGGACGGCTGGAAGTACTCGACCCCTCAACCTACCCCGTACGGTTTGTTGGGCCCCGGTGACCAAAAGGACGGAGCGGGGTTTCCTGTTTTCGGACCGTGCGCGGCATCGGACCCGGACCGAGTGACTGGCACCACCATTCCCGGTGAAACTACGAGCGAGCCGCTTCCGACGGGCGAGTACTCGAACGTTCCTCCCGGGGAGGTCAGCCCTTCCTCGCACAACGGGCCGACGGGCAAGCCGGGCTACGTCCTGACGGCCCGCAGTCTGCTCGCCGGGGCTCGCGTTCGCGCTACGATTAGCTGGGACTCGTGCCCGAAACGCACGAAGGTGCTGGACGGTACGGGCATCCTCGCGGACCTCGCCAACGATTTCGATCTGTACCTCTACGACAAGTCGCGGAGTCGGTACGTGTACGGTTCCCAGTCGCTCGATGACACGAACGAGGGGTTCGATGTCGTAGTCCCCGAGGACGGGGATTATGAGCTGTTCATTGCGTGGCAGGGAGAGGTGCGAAAGTGCGAGAAGAAGGTCGATCGGGTTGCCCATGACGTCATTTTCGTGCGCCCATGA